In Cotesia glomerata isolate CgM1 linkage group LG3, MPM_Cglom_v2.3, whole genome shotgun sequence, one genomic interval encodes:
- the LOC123260592 gene encoding uncharacterized protein LOC123260592 produces the protein MSTIKEKLGSIKKVIYFSDGAPSQYKNKNHLANIYCHDEDFNIKVTSYNFFATSHGKSLCDAIGGIIKRSVMRYCLRASPEEQITNALQMYEYAVQNCKNIGVLWVPHSEVNKHERKLKRRFSTVKTLTNTRKYHCFIPVEDNFFQAKITSFDDCSKKIKCEKSSVFFRSPNTFSVISSLFEVT, from the exons ATGTCAacgataaaagaaaaattaggcTCGATTAAAAAAGTCATATACTTTTCAGATGGAGCACCAAGTCAATACAAAAACAA GAACCATCTAGCAAATATATACTGCCATGATGAAGACTTTAACATTAAAGTGACatcatacaatttttttgcgACAAGTCATGGTAAATCTCTTTGTGATGCAATTGGTGGGATCATTAAAAGATCCGTTATGCGATATTGTCTACGAGCTTCACCAGAAGAGCAAATTACAAATGCCTTACAAATGTATGAATATGCAGTTCAAAACTGCAAGAATATCgg AGTTTTGTGGGTGCCACATAGCGAAGTAAACAAGcatgaaagaaaattaaaacgtCGATTCTCAACGGTAAAAACTTTAACAAATACAAGAAAATATCATTGTTTTATACCAGTTGAAGACAATTTTTTCCAGGCAAAAATTACTTCGTTTGACgattgttcaaaaaaaataaaa TGTGAAAAAAGCAGTGTATTTTTTAGATCTCCAAATACTTTCTCAGTAATTTCATCGCTGTTTGAAGTTACATga